The Arachis hypogaea cultivar Tifrunner chromosome 16, arahy.Tifrunner.gnm2.J5K5, whole genome shotgun sequence genome contains a region encoding:
- the LOC112756737 gene encoding uncharacterized protein has product MTLTPYKGIGDPKVHVTKFESMMFLNSDCDPILCRSFPTFLDGAALLWFSNLPAGSITSFDEFAKMFINHFAASKIYVRDSDYLSTIKQGPHESLKDYMVRFTTAAMKILDLNPEVQLHAIKSGLRPEKFQEAIAVAKPKTLEEFQDKATGQIEIEELRETFNMGREDIIKDILHNRLIKSPIKAGTYQDQKYVDKGKHCAFHQKFGHTTDECVAAKDLLERLARQGLLDKYIGSRNQKKIAEMSKPKYTSECRDKGTWRGLVETPTSKGVINYIAGGFAGGGITNTSRK; this is encoded by the exons ATGACCCTGACACCATACAAGGGGATCGGGGACCCAAAAGTCCACGTCACCAAGTTCGAGTCCATGATGTTTCTTAACAGTGACTGCGACCCCATTCTATGCCGATCTTTTCCTACTTTCCTAGATGGAGCTGCCTTACTGTGGTTTTCTAATTTGCCTGCAGGGTCCATAACCAGCTTTGACGAATTCGCCAAGATGTTCATCAATCACTTCGCAGCATCAAAAATCTATGTGAGAGACTCCGATTATCTCAGCACAATCAAGCAAGGCCCGCATGAAAGTCTCAAGGATTACATGGTGCGCTTCACCACGGCGGCCATGAAAATCCTTGACTTAAACCCAGAAGTACAATTGCATGCTATCAAAAGTGGCCTCCGACCAGAGAAGTTCCAGGAAGCCATAGCTGTGGCCAAACCGAAGACACTAGAGGAATTCCAAGACAAAGCCACGGGACAAATTGAGATAGAGGAGCTGCGTGAAAC GTTCAACATGGGAAGAGAAGACATAATAAAGGATATATTACACAACAGGCTCATAAAGTCGCCAATCAAAGCAGGAACCTACCAAGATCAAAAGTACGTAGACAAAGGGAAGCATTGCGCATTCCACCAGAAATTCGGTCACACCACAGATGAGTGTGTGGCAGCTAAGGACCTATTGGAGAGATTAGCAAGACAGGGGCTACTAGACAAGTACATCGGTTCCAGGAATCAGAAGAAAATAGCTGAAATGAGCAAGCCGAAGTATACCTCGGAATGCAGAGACAAAGGAACATGGCGAGGTCTAGTAGAAACCCCTACCTCCAAAGGAGTCATAAACTACATCGCAGGAGGTTTCGCGGGAGGAGGaataacaaacacatcaaggaagTGA
- the LOC112757988 gene encoding uncharacterized protein encodes MGGGGPNAEAQYSTAKTSVWWDIENCHVPKGCDPHAIAQNISSALVRMNYCGPVSVSAYGDTTRIPASVQHALSSTGISLNHVPAGVKDASDKKILVDMLFWAVDNPAPANYLLISGDRDFSNALHQLRMRRYNILLAQPQKASAPLVAAAKSVWLWTSLLAGGPPLTNGESQQLGNNSLVTSSDTLTIPVTSVAQTQPQADSYTEVHVGNQKFPNGGGRGYDPRYQGKTNWRNSGQTNGPKAMNPPPVGHQDSRNNINSYRPGNFNPNVSSSGPAPNFIRGNTEQLWNNSNNIQGNHQNPYSQPPLRPNSFPLQPPFASNNSYPPSTHTFANSPLPPRTGVPSFTAVPPPNVPEIGNLNISGYPNGVHNPRPVKQRSGELKQNPNNNAPLPVTSTVEQNGHMVLSNSTQHLQGYSNGNGPDHQLASSTGNNNHSGNGMWGSPGCPKPSEYVQGLIGVVLLALNSLKNEKIMPTEANITDCIRYGDPRHRNTDVKKALESAIEQQMVVKQNLGALQLYVGKNDKLWKCINPIAGNPKQHSKETWDEVQKFLTTSSGRSALMGTQCKYEAGIVIKNLCFKELSLGDVLQILNMLITHKKWIVHPQSGWQPLNITLPETSPNSGAVASI; translated from the exons ATGGGCGGAGGTGGACCGAACGCGGAGGCACAGTATTCGACGGCCAAGACCTCCGTGTGGTGGGACATAGAGAACTGCCACGTTCCTAAAGGCTGCGATCCCCACGCCATCGCTCAGAACATCAGCTCTGCACTGGTCCGCATGAATTACTGTGGTCCCGTCTCCGTCTCCGCCTACGGCGACACCACTCGTATCCCCGCCTCTGTACAGCACGCTCTCTCCAGCACCGGCATCTCCCTCAACCATGTCCCCGCTG GCGTTAAAGATGCTAGCGACAAGAAGATTCTTGTTGACATGCTGTTTTGGGCAGTGGACAATCCCGCAcctgctaattatttattaatttctggCGACAGAGACTTCTCTAATGCTCTCCATCAACTGCGGATGAGAAGATATAATATTCTTCTTGCGCAACCTCAGAAAGCATCTGCACCACTAGTAGCAGCTGCTAAGAGTGTATGGCTCTGGACTAGTCTTTTAGCTGGAGGGCCTCCTCTAACTAATGGCGAATCACAACAACTTGGTAATAATAGCCTTGTAACAAGTTCCGACACCTTAACAATTCCAGTCACTAGTGTCGCTCAGACACAGCCACAGGCTGATTCCTACACCGAAGTGCATGTAGGAAATCAGAAGTTTCCAAATGGAGGAGGAAGGGGATACGATCCTAGGTATCAGGGGAAAACAAATTGGAGAAACTCGGGTCAGACAAATGGACCCAAGGCCATGAATCCACCGCCAGTTGGGCATCAAGATAGTCGTAATAATATAAACTCTTATCGACCTGGCAACTTCAATCCAAATGTTTCTTCAAGTGGACCTGCTCCAAATTTTATTCGTGGCAATACTGAACAGTTATGGAACAATAGCAATAATATACAGGGAAATCATCAAAATCCTTATTCACAGCCTCCTTTAAGACCAAACAGTTTCCCGCTGCAACCTCCTTTTGCATCGAATAATTCTTACCCTCCAAGTACCCATACTTTTGCAAATTCACCATTGCCACCGAGGACTGGTGTCCCCAGCTTCACTGCAGTTCCACCACCAAATGTGCCTGAAATTGGCAATCTGAACATTTCTGGATATCCCAATGGTGTTCATAATCCACGTCCTGTTAAGCAACGCAGTGGGGAATTGAAGCAGAATCCTAACAATAATGCTCCACTTCCGGTAACATCAACTGTTGAACAAAATGGACATATGGTACTTAGCAATAGCACGCAACATTTACAAGGCTATTCAAATGGAAATGGTCCAGACCATCAACTTGCATCATCGACGGGTAATAATAACCATTCTGGTAATGGCATGTGGGGATCTCCAGGTTGCCCTAAACCGTCTGAATATGTCCAAGGCCTTATAGGGGTTGTTTTACTAGCCTTGAATTCACTAAAAAATGAGAAGATTATGCCAACAGAGGCAAATATAACTGATTGCATTCGATATGGAGATCCCAGGCACCGCAACACTGATGTTAAGAAAGCTTTGGAGAGTGCTATTGAGCAGCAGATGGTGGTGAAACAGAATTTAGGTGCTTTGCAGCTGTATGTTGGTAAGAATGATAAACTTTGGAAGTGCATAAATCCTATAGCTGGTAATCCTAAGCAGCACTCAAAAGAAACCTGGGATGAAGTTCAAAAGTTTCTGACAACTTCTTCAGGAAGATCAGCATTGATGGGTACTCAGTGCAA GTATGAAGCAGGTATAGTCATAAAGAATTTGTGCTTTAAGGAACTTTCTTTGGGTGATGTGCTTCAAATATTAAACATGTTGATTACTCATAAAAAATGGATTGTGCATCCTCAGTCTGGCTGGCAACCACTTAATATTACTCTTCCTGAGACTAGCCCCAATTCAGGGGCTGTAGCAAGCATATAA
- the LOC140180012 gene encoding uncharacterized protein: MDEGNMESQLDFYSLELLNSINCSGLPPHKLILKVGVPVMLLRNIDQSSGLCNGTRLQVRKLGNHVIEYEVLTSNNVGHIALIPRMNMVPTNETIPVRFQRRQFLIIVSFAMTINKSQRQILSHVGLYLPKPVFTYGQLYVALSRVKSKKSLKVLLMNHVGMSANSIINVVYREVFKKIVF; this comes from the coding sequence ATGGATGAAGGGAATATGGAGAGTCAACTAGATTTCTATAGTCTTGAATTACTGAATAGCATAAATTGCTCTGGTTTGCCTccacataaattaatactcaaggtTGGTGTTCCGGTGATGTTACTGAGGAATATTGACCAATCCAGTGGTCTTTGTAATGGTACAAGGCTACAAGTTAGGAAGCTTGGAAATCATGTCATAGAATATGAAGTATTAACGAGTAACAATGTTGGTCATATTGCTTTGATTCCCAGAATGAATATGGTACCAACAAATGAAACTATCCCAGTTAGATTCCAACGAAGGCAGTTTCTCATAATAGTATCGTTTGCCATGACAATTAATAAGTCTCAGAGACAAATTTTATCTCATGTTGGATTATACTTGCCCAAACCAGTTTTTACATATGGCCAACTATATGTGGCactttcaagagttaagagtaaaaaaagtttaaaagttTTACTTATGAATCACGTAGGAATGTCTGCAAATTCAATCATCAATGTTGTTTATAGAGAAGtctttaaaaaaatagtattctaa